A DNA window from Coffea arabica cultivar ET-39 chromosome 6c, Coffea Arabica ET-39 HiFi, whole genome shotgun sequence contains the following coding sequences:
- the LOC140008724 gene encoding uncharacterized protein produces MAQVAGLMVKEWDMLEEISDWNPRLEKLKILFGNLSLKSPLLERVLRFRDRIVIPADEEIRKGILEESHRSKYTIHPGVTKMYHDVKGLYLWECLKKDVAEFVHRCLICQQVKTEHQKPSGLLQPLEIPEWKWEHITMDFVTGLPRSQKRFDAIWLSGLNSNGTLRSVVWKKVSISDSLGRSWRKENRRSYSYTLDRRSQEKVNLIRERLQATQSRQKSYADTRMKDLEFEIGDKAFLRVKPLKSGVVSKKGKKLKSRYIGPFEILKRVGNVAYQLKLPASMAKVHDVFHVSMLRKYHPDPSHVLQLEGIEVDETLTYEEGPVQVLDREVKELRNKKIPLVKILWRNHGQEEATWELEEEMQKKYPDLFL; encoded by the exons ATGGcccaagtagcagggttaatggtTAAAGAGTGGGACATGTTAGAAGAAATAAGTGATTGGAACCCTCGCTTGGAGAAACTGAAGATATTATTTGGGAACTTATCGTTGAAATCACCGTTACTAGAGC GTGTATTGAGGTTTCGAGATCGAATTGTGATTCCGGCAGATGAAGAGATAAGGAAAGGAATTTTAGAAGAATCACATCGATCGAAGTATACCATACATCCAGGAGTGACCAAAATGTATCACGATGTGAAGGGACTATACTTGTGGgaatgtttgaaaaaggacgTGGCAGAATTTGTACACAGATGCTTGATCTGCCAACAAGTAAAAACTGAGCATCAGAAGCCCTCTGGTTTATTGCAACCGTTAgaaatccctgaatggaaatgggaacatataACAATGGATTTTGTAACGGGATTGCCTAGAAGTCAAAAAAGatttgatgcaatttgg TTATCAGGCctcaattcaaatggcaccttacGAAGCGTTGTATGGAAGAaggtgtcgatctccgattcattgggacgaagttggagaaaagaaaatcgTAGATCCTACAGCTATACCTTGGATAGAAGAAGCCAGGAGAAAGTGAATCTAATTAGAGAAAGGCTTCAAGCTAcccagagtagacaaaagagctacgccgacacGAGGAtgaaagatttggaatttgaaataGGAGACAAGGCTTTCCTAcgagttaaacccttgaagagcGGAGTAGTATCCAAGAAAGGTAAGAAGCTAAAGTCAAGGTATATCGGACCTTTCGAAATTTTGAAGCGAGTCGGGAATGTAGCATATCAGTTGAAATTGCCTGCAAGCATGGCTAAAGTTCACGACGTATTTCATGTCTCCATGCTTAGGAAATATCACCCCGACCCAAGCCATGTGCTGCAATTGGAAGGAATAGAAGTAGATGAAACGTTAACCTATGAAGAAGGGCCAGTTCAGGTTTTAGATAGAGAAGTGAAGGAGCTGAGAAATAAGAAAAtacctctagtgaaaattttatggagaaatcaCGGAcaagaggaagcaacttgggagttagaagaagaaatgcagaaaaagtaccCCGATTTATTTCTTTAG